The following are from one region of the Maribacter aquivivus genome:
- a CDS encoding LytR/AlgR family response regulator transcription factor: MHTAIIVEDMIDALTLLKKDIETQHTDIEIIATAQSVVEAAKVLRKNQPDILFLDIMLGDGTGFDILEIFPDLKSKIIFVTASDEFAIRAFKFAAIDYVLKPYSNEDLSLAISRAKEQLQPNKERLQILKETISAPEKKPNKISLHTLDQIIIVSLDDIIRCESDSNNTIFHLQDKRKIFVTKTLKYFADLLSSHDFVRVHQSHLVNLQCISAYIKTDGGYLMLKNGENVPVSVRKKTEIIEILDKMHR; encoded by the coding sequence ATGCATACAGCGATAATAGTAGAAGACATGATTGACGCTTTAACCCTTTTAAAGAAGGATATAGAGACGCAACATACAGATATTGAAATTATCGCCACAGCACAAAGTGTAGTGGAAGCTGCCAAGGTTTTGCGTAAAAATCAACCAGATATTTTGTTTTTGGATATTATGCTGGGTGATGGTACAGGGTTTGATATTTTAGAGATTTTCCCCGATTTAAAATCCAAGATTATATTTGTAACCGCAAGTGATGAGTTTGCTATACGTGCCTTTAAATTTGCCGCAATCGACTATGTATTAAAACCCTATTCAAACGAAGATTTGAGTTTGGCAATATCTAGAGCAAAAGAGCAATTGCAGCCTAATAAAGAACGACTACAGATTTTAAAGGAGACAATTTCTGCTCCGGAGAAAAAACCCAATAAAATATCGTTACACACGCTAGACCAGATTATCATTGTTAGTTTAGATGATATCATTCGGTGTGAATCTGATAGCAATAACACTATTTTTCATCTTCAAGATAAACGTAAGATATTCGTAACAAAGACTTTAAAGTACTTTGCCGACCTTTTAAGTAGTCACGATTTTGTACGCGTACACCAAAGTCATTTAGTGAATCTTCAATGCATCAGCGCCTATATAAAAACCGATGGTGGTTATTTAATGTTGAAGAACGGAGAGAATGTTCCGGTATCCGTCCGTAAGAAAACCGAGATTATTGAGATTCTGGATAAGATGCATAGGTAG
- a CDS encoding nucleoside monophosphate kinase, whose amino-acid sequence MRELDILFVDWGFSKNDISKIISETMNLQIFNIQNIIRKESQSKSEIGDEIQKIINNEELLDDKLIQKLITKNLRESSENLLFIFYPNVLEQFYELQKILVNENIVLNKIWFFRHKDYLEFMKHHFEFPINKKYLDKFGNKLADEWINMFQKRRENINIIKGVATSVEWMEIELDYLSLLNSEYINKRIKERI is encoded by the coding sequence ATGAGAGAATTAGATATACTCTTTGTGGATTGGGGCTTTTCAAAAAATGATATTTCCAAAATTATTTCTGAAACTATGAACCTACAAATATTTAATATTCAAAACATAATTAGAAAAGAGTCTCAGAGTAAAAGTGAAATAGGTGATGAAATACAGAAAATTATAAATAATGAAGAACTTCTTGATGATAAGCTTATCCAAAAATTAATCACCAAAAATCTAAGAGAATCTTCTGAAAATTTATTGTTTATATTTTATCCCAATGTCTTGGAGCAGTTTTATGAATTACAAAAAATTCTTGTTAATGAAAATATAGTCTTAAACAAGATTTGGTTTTTTAGGCATAAAGACTACTTGGAATTTATGAAACATCATTTCGAGTTTCCAATCAATAAAAAGTACCTAGATAAATTCGGTAATAAGTTAGCGGACGAATGGATAAACATGTTTCAAAAAAGAAGAGAAAATATAAATATCATTAAAGGTGTTGCTACATCGGTGGAATGGATGGAGATTGAATTGGATTATTTATCTCTTTTAAATTCTGAATACATAAATAAGCGAATAAAAGAACGTATTTAA